The following proteins come from a genomic window of Lycium ferocissimum isolate CSIRO_LF1 chromosome 4, AGI_CSIRO_Lferr_CH_V1, whole genome shotgun sequence:
- the LOC132052574 gene encoding uncharacterized protein LOC132052574, producing the protein MFPLQEIYLLPPGVRAAMEMQAEAERKKRAQVLASEGERRANINIADGRKSSVILASEAAKMDQVNRAQGEAEAILSRAQATAKGIALGAVWP; encoded by the exons atgtttcctCTGCAGGAGATATATCTCCTCCCTCCTGGGGTTAGGGCAGCTATGGAGATGCAGGCTGAAGCAGAACGTAAAAAAAGGGCTCAAGTTCTTGCGTCAGAAG GAGAGAGGCGGGCAAATATAAACATCGCTGATGGGAGGAAGAGCTCGGTGATCCTTGCCTCCGAAGCTGCAAAGATGGATCAGGTCAACAGAGCACAAG GTGAAGCTGAAGCCATACTCTCAAGAGCACAAGCTACAGCAAAAGGAATTGCcttaggtgccgtttggccataa
- the LOC132054645 gene encoding uncharacterized protein LOC132054645, which translates to MGACASRPKDLDRDLAPAPVPAEDPVSPKGETTPQEKKDGEETKKEEPLIDVSEPAAEAPKIEEVTTETKAVVEAESVNKEETAKPTEEVKVEAVKEEPKEQQPAEEKKEVEEKPKEAETVAQ; encoded by the exons ATGGGCGCCTGTGCGAGCAGACCTAAGGATTTGGACAGGGACTTGGCCCCTGCCCCTGTCCCCGCTGAGGACCCCGTCTCTCCCAAGGGTGAGACAACTCCTCAG GAGAAAAAGGATGGAGAGGAAACCAAGAAGGAAGAGCCTTTGATTGATGTGTCAGAACCAGCAGCAGAGGCTCCAAAGATTGAGGAAGTAACCACAGAGACAAAGGCTGTTGTTGAAGCAGAAAGTGTAAACAAGGAGGAAACAGCCAAACCAACAGAGGAAGTCAAAGTTGAGGCTGTGAAAGAAGAGCCCAAGGAGCAACAGCCAgctgaagaaaagaaagaggttGAAGAAAAACCA